Proteins found in one Actinomycetota bacterium genomic segment:
- the pheS gene encoding phenylalanine--tRNA ligase subunit alpha — MSGIPDLTVLAEEAIAAIAAAPDLDALEAARVRFTGRRAPLTELLGSIGSLPAEDRGRVGKDGNAARRAIEDALQSRRDALESDAMGAALEADTADVTLPGNAFPLGALHPITQVALEVEEIFLGMGYSVADGPEVETGFNNFTALNTPDGHPARSESDTFFIEGGDDVLLRTQTSPVQIRTMQSGPPPVYVIAPGTVYRRDDVDATHSPMFHQVEGLAVDEGLTFAHLKGTIEYFLTRLLGDRDVRVIPHFFPFTEPSVDVSVSWTDRNGRTDWLEVAGAGMVDPNVFANVGYDPERWTGFAFGFGLDRIAMIRHQISDIRLLYEGDLRFLEQFS; from the coding sequence ATGAGCGGCATTCCCGACCTCACCGTGCTGGCCGAGGAGGCCATCGCCGCAATCGCCGCCGCGCCCGACCTCGACGCGCTCGAGGCCGCGCGGGTGAGGTTCACGGGCCGCAGGGCGCCCCTCACCGAACTGCTCGGGTCGATCGGCTCGCTGCCGGCCGAGGATCGCGGCCGCGTGGGCAAGGATGGCAACGCCGCCCGGCGGGCCATCGAGGACGCCCTGCAGTCGCGCCGCGACGCCCTGGAGTCCGACGCCATGGGCGCGGCGCTCGAGGCCGACACCGCAGACGTGACCCTGCCCGGCAATGCCTTCCCGCTGGGCGCCCTGCACCCGATCACGCAGGTGGCCCTCGAGGTGGAGGAGATCTTCCTGGGCATGGGCTACTCGGTGGCCGACGGCCCAGAGGTGGAGACCGGCTTCAACAACTTCACGGCGCTCAACACGCCCGACGGCCACCCTGCGCGGTCGGAGAGCGACACTTTCTTCATCGAGGGCGGGGACGACGTGCTGCTGCGCACGCAGACATCGCCGGTGCAGATCCGCACGATGCAGTCCGGCCCGCCGCCGGTGTACGTGATCGCCCCGGGCACGGTGTACCGCCGCGACGACGTCGACGCCACGCACAGCCCGATGTTCCACCAGGTGGAGGGCCTCGCCGTGGATGAGGGGCTCACGTTCGCGCACCTCAAGGGCACCATCGAGTACTTCCTCACGCGCCTGCTGGGAGACCGCGACGTGCGGGTGATCCCGCACTTCTTCCCGTTCACCGAACCGTCGGTGGACGTGAGCGTGTCGTGGACCGATCGCAACGGCCGCACCGACTGGCTCGAGGTGGCGGGCGCCGGAATGGTGGACCCCAACGTGTTCGCCAACGTGGGCTACGACCCAGAGCGGTGGACCGGCTTCGCGTTCGGGTTCGGGCTCGACCGCATCGCGATGATCCGCCATCAGATCAGCGACATCCGGTTGCTCTACGAGGGCGACCTGAGGTTCCTGGAGCAGTTCTCGTGA
- a CDS encoding RNA methyltransferase, translating to MTSHRNPALQHVRRLQQKRTRREDRLLVAEGEDVVQAALDRGIVPVMLLVDEERVPADDPRITATAGLAERYAISTRLMGGVSTLAQPPRIIGVFPQAGPHHFRTVAMPPALGVYLAGVADPGNVGTLIRTSAALGADWLALGPGSADAAHPRAVRAAMGATFALPVLEGVKPDDLATREGFRVVAAVAHGAAAPWDIDLTPPTVLALGAERAGLDPVIDELRGSLEVVEVTIPQAEGAESLNVAAAGAALLAERVRQCSRMPRP from the coding sequence GTGACGTCACATCGCAATCCCGCGCTGCAACACGTGCGGCGCCTGCAGCAGAAGCGCACGCGCCGTGAGGACCGCCTGCTGGTGGCCGAGGGCGAGGACGTCGTGCAGGCCGCGCTCGACCGTGGCATCGTGCCAGTGATGCTGCTGGTCGATGAAGAGCGCGTGCCGGCGGACGACCCGCGCATCACCGCCACCGCCGGACTGGCCGAGCGCTACGCGATATCCACCCGCCTGATGGGCGGGGTGAGTACGCTGGCGCAGCCACCGCGCATCATCGGCGTGTTCCCGCAGGCCGGGCCGCACCACTTCCGCACGGTGGCCATGCCGCCGGCGCTCGGGGTATACCTGGCCGGCGTGGCCGACCCCGGCAACGTGGGCACGCTCATCCGCACGTCCGCCGCCCTTGGCGCCGACTGGTTGGCCCTGGGCCCCGGGTCGGCCGACGCCGCGCACCCGCGCGCGGTGCGCGCGGCCATGGGCGCCACGTTCGCGCTGCCGGTGCTCGAGGGCGTGAAGCCCGACGACCTGGCCACGCGTGAGGGGTTCCGCGTGGTGGCTGCAGTCGCCCATGGCGCGGCTGCTCCCTGGGATATCGACCTCACCCCTCCCACCGTGCTGGCGCTCGGCGCCGAGCGCGCAGGGCTCGACCCGGTCATCGACGAGTTGCGCGGGTCGCTCGAGGTGGTCGAGGTGACGATCCCGCAGGCGGAGGGCGCGGAGTCGCTCAACGTGGCCGCCGCGGGCGCCGCGCTGCTGGCCGAGCGCGTGCGGCAGTGCTCTAGGATGCCGCGGCCATGA
- the rplT gene encoding 50S ribosomal protein L20, translated as MARVKRSVSARKKRRKVLGQAKGYWGTKHSSYRRAKEQVQRSGNYAYRDRRARKRDFRRLWIARINAAARLNGLTYAEFMHGLSLAGVELDRKMLADLAVNEPEHFSALCARAAEARAAA; from the coding sequence ATGGCCCGTGTCAAGCGTTCCGTCAGCGCCCGAAAGAAGCGGCGCAAAGTTCTCGGCCAGGCCAAGGGATACTGGGGCACCAAGCACTCGTCGTACCGTCGCGCGAAGGAGCAGGTGCAGCGGTCGGGCAACTACGCCTACCGCGACCGCCGTGCGCGCAAGCGTGACTTCCGGCGCCTTTGGATCGCCCGCATCAACGCGGCGGCCCGCCTGAACGGCCTCACATACGCGGAGTTCATGCACGGCCTGTCACTGGCCGGCGTTGAGCTCGACCGCAAGATGCTCGCCGACCTGGCGGTCAACGAGCCGGAGCACTTCAGCGCCCTGTGCGCGCGGGCCGCTGAGGCCCGCGCGGCCGCCTGA
- the rpmI gene encoding 50S ribosomal protein L35, with the protein MPKMKTNKSASKRFRVTRKGKVMYVHSGLRHNLEHKSAKQKRAIARPAEMAEADRPEILRLLGRR; encoded by the coding sequence ATGCCCAAGATGAAGACCAACAAGTCGGCCTCCAAGCGCTTCCGCGTGACGCGGAAGGGCAAGGTGATGTACGTGCACTCCGGGCTGCGGCACAACCTCGAGCACAAGTCGGCCAAGCAGAAGCGCGCCATCGCGCGCCCGGCCGAGATGGCCGAGGCTGACCGTCCAGAGATCCTCCGGCTGCTGGGGAGGCGATAG
- a CDS encoding translation initiation factor IF-3 yields MPPRRGPDTRPPAGPSTRINDAIRVERIRLIDEGGENRGEMRTEEALDIAIGLNLDLVEVAPEGRPPVCRIMDYGKWRYEQEQKAKQARKHQSTITIKEIKFRPKIDPHDYETKKGHVLRFLKNKDKVKVTIMFRGRELMHPERGEAILLQLAEEVQDLATIESRPNLDGRNMIMMLAPVKDLPQKKEKAVAKPVAAEPVEAGAIPAVAPAETS; encoded by the coding sequence GTGCCTCCTAGGCGCGGTCCAGACACACGGCCACCCGCTGGGCCATCAACCCGGATCAACGACGCAATTCGCGTCGAGCGCATCCGCCTCATCGACGAGGGCGGTGAGAATCGCGGCGAGATGCGCACGGAGGAGGCCCTCGACATCGCCATCGGGCTCAATCTCGACCTGGTCGAGGTGGCCCCGGAAGGCCGTCCGCCGGTCTGCCGCATCATGGATTACGGCAAGTGGCGCTACGAGCAGGAGCAGAAGGCAAAGCAGGCGCGAAAGCACCAGAGCACGATCACCATCAAGGAGATCAAGTTCCGGCCCAAGATCGACCCTCATGACTACGAGACCAAGAAGGGCCATGTCCTGCGGTTCCTCAAGAACAAGGACAAGGTCAAGGTCACGATCATGTTCAGGGGGCGCGAGCTGATGCACCCGGAGCGCGGGGAGGCAATACTCCTGCAGCTCGCGGAAGAGGTGCAGGACCTCGCGACGATCGAGAGCCGGCCCAACCTCGATGGCCGCAACATGATCATGATGCTCGCGCCCGTGAAGGACCTACCGCAGAAGAAGGAAAAGGCAGTGGCAAAGCCCGTCGCCGCCGAGCCCGTCGAGGCCGGGGCCATCCCGGCCGTAGCCCCGGCAGAGACCTCCTAA
- a CDS encoding M48 family metallopeptidase, with the protein MPEVVLAGRAVPYLLVRNPRSRHVRMSLTPEGLRVSAPTRLPQSEVDRAVASKERWLLRHSDMLVPRPPVHLLDGMALPFLDGEVELGVRAASRASVRFRPEEGRIAVAVPPLPHAPDQVRQQVERGYRGVAREWFTWACGHFGPQVGARPEAISVRDPRTRWGSCSARGAVSFSWRLMMAPARVAEYVVVHELAHLVHLDHSPAFWDLVDRVRPGHRAESAWLRDHGGWLWASPGAGPRPPASDAPHGT; encoded by the coding sequence ATGCCCGAGGTCGTGCTGGCCGGTCGCGCGGTGCCCTACCTGCTCGTCCGCAACCCGAGGTCGCGCCACGTGCGCATGTCGCTCACGCCCGAGGGCCTGCGGGTGTCGGCGCCCACCCGCCTGCCGCAGTCCGAGGTGGATCGCGCAGTGGCATCGAAGGAGCGCTGGCTGCTGCGGCATTCCGACATGCTCGTGCCACGGCCCCCGGTGCACCTGCTCGATGGCATGGCGCTGCCCTTCCTCGACGGGGAGGTGGAGCTCGGCGTGCGCGCTGCATCCCGCGCCTCGGTGCGCTTCAGGCCCGAGGAGGGGCGCATCGCCGTGGCCGTGCCCCCGTTGCCCCACGCCCCGGACCAGGTGCGCCAGCAGGTGGAGCGGGGCTACCGCGGAGTCGCGCGCGAGTGGTTCACGTGGGCATGCGGGCACTTCGGGCCACAGGTGGGCGCGCGCCCGGAGGCCATCTCGGTGCGCGACCCGCGCACGCGCTGGGGGTCATGCTCGGCCCGCGGCGCGGTGTCGTTCAGCTGGAGGCTGATGATGGCGCCTGCGCGCGTGGCCGAATACGTGGTAGTGCACGAGCTCGCCCATCTGGTGCACCTCGACCACTCCCCCGCGTTCTGGGACCTCGTGGACCGGGTGCGCCCCGGCCACCGCGCGGAGTCGGCGTGGCTGCGCGACCACGGCGGCTGGCTCTGGGCATCCCCCGGCGCCGGGCCGCGTCCGCCGGCGTCCGACGCGCCTCACGGGACCTAG
- a CDS encoding cation-efflux pump codes for MFVRLAMGSDATIPVFGRKPHWKAIRPFLRHVVPRQVSRRLTSDPMGMGHSHAHAHGASGGSPRRVALVSVGAALLLIAIKLGTGLATGSLAFISEAIHSGTDLVAALLALFAVGVAARPADRSHAYGHGKVEHLSALAEGAVLIAVSIWIAVVALQRLVEGGHEVDATWWAIAVALLVMAIDIGRTVALTRAARRFNSAALKGSALHFASDLAGTTAVLVGLLLVRAGVEWADSAAALFVSALVLIAAGRLMHENVEVLMDRVPDADEAAVRAAVQGLGPGVDLRRLRMRSAAGRAFADVVIAVAPGESVGRAHAIADDVEDAIEAAVPGADVVVHVERREGADEDLAERVLAVAHEVPRVREIHNVRILHLDSGTEASLHLKLPADTPLPEADSVARAVDAAVVRAVPEVTRVHAHVEPLGEAGPGSELADDPATADAVRALITAECGRPPHDVRLMSTGDGVVAYVTLALGAATLAEAHDTSGRVRRAIRDRVPGVVDAFVQSRP; via the coding sequence ATGTTCGTAAGGCTAGCGATGGGGTCGGACGCCACGATTCCCGTTTTCGGGCGAAAACCCCATTGGAAAGCCATTCGACCGTTTTTGCGCCATGTCGTACCGCGACAGGTTTCCCGGCGCTTAACATCCGACCCCATGGGAATGGGGCATTCGCACGCCCACGCGCACGGCGCGTCGGGCGGTTCACCGCGTCGGGTGGCCCTGGTGTCGGTGGGCGCGGCGCTGCTGCTCATCGCCATCAAGCTCGGCACGGGCCTGGCCACGGGCAGCCTCGCATTCATCTCGGAGGCCATCCACTCGGGTACCGACCTCGTCGCCGCGCTGCTCGCGCTGTTCGCCGTGGGCGTGGCCGCGCGCCCCGCCGACCGCAGCCATGCCTACGGACACGGCAAGGTCGAGCACCTGTCCGCGCTGGCGGAGGGCGCGGTGCTGATCGCCGTGAGCATCTGGATCGCCGTCGTCGCGCTACAGCGCCTGGTGGAGGGCGGCCACGAGGTGGACGCCACGTGGTGGGCCATCGCCGTGGCGCTGCTGGTGATGGCCATCGACATCGGGCGCACCGTGGCGCTCACGCGCGCCGCGCGCCGCTTCAACAGCGCGGCGCTCAAGGGCAGCGCCCTGCACTTCGCCAGCGACCTGGCGGGTACCACCGCCGTGCTCGTGGGGCTGCTGCTCGTGCGGGCCGGGGTGGAGTGGGCCGACTCGGCCGCCGCGCTGTTCGTGTCGGCCCTGGTCCTCATCGCGGCAGGTCGCCTGATGCACGAGAACGTCGAGGTGCTGATGGACCGCGTGCCCGACGCCGACGAGGCCGCCGTGCGCGCCGCGGTGCAGGGGCTGGGCCCCGGCGTGGATCTTCGCCGCCTGCGCATGCGCTCGGCGGCGGGCAGGGCGTTCGCCGACGTGGTCATCGCGGTGGCCCCCGGCGAGTCGGTGGGGCGCGCGCACGCAATCGCGGACGACGTGGAGGATGCCATCGAGGCCGCCGTGCCCGGCGCCGACGTGGTGGTGCACGTGGAGCGGCGCGAGGGGGCCGATGAGGACCTTGCCGAGCGCGTGCTCGCGGTGGCCCATGAGGTGCCGCGCGTGCGCGAGATCCATAACGTGCGCATACTGCACCTCGACTCCGGCACGGAGGCGTCGCTGCACCTCAAGCTCCCGGCCGACACACCCCTGCCCGAGGCCGACTCGGTGGCGCGCGCCGTGGACGCCGCCGTGGTGCGCGCCGTGCCCGAGGTCACGCGCGTGCACGCGCACGTGGAGCCGCTGGGCGAGGCGGGCCCCGGCAGCGAGCTCGCCGACGACCCCGCCACCGCGGACGCCGTGCGGGCCCTCATCACCGCCGAGTGCGGTCGTCCGCCGCACGACGTTCGCCTGATGAGCACCGGCGACGGGGTCGTGGCCTATGTCACGCTGGCGCTGGGCGCCGCCACCCTGGCCGAGGCGCACGACACCAGCGGGCGCGTGCGCCGGGCGATCCGCGACCGCGTGCCCGGCGTGGTGGACGCCTTCGTGCAGTCGCGGCCCTAG
- a CDS encoding DUF1684 domain-containing protein, which produces MRDALSLSQFRRRVADNYARARAAGAGAEAWTAWRADRDALFASHPQSPVPAGARAAFRAMGFFPYDLSWRLTAVVEPISTDAPGASPAPGAPSSGVSSRDGEFRFVGTAVAMRGGDEIRLPLHWLDAYGGGLFLPFRDTTNGDETYGGGRYLLDQAKGADLGTTDNGRLVLDFNYAYHPSCAHDPRWTCPLAPRDSVVPMPVRAGEMVP; this is translated from the coding sequence ATGCGCGATGCGCTCTCGCTCTCGCAGTTCCGACGCCGGGTGGCCGACAACTACGCCCGGGCCAGGGCCGCGGGCGCCGGCGCCGAGGCGTGGACCGCATGGCGCGCGGACCGCGACGCCCTGTTCGCATCGCACCCCCAGAGCCCGGTGCCCGCGGGCGCCCGCGCCGCGTTCCGGGCAATGGGGTTCTTCCCCTACGACCTGTCGTGGCGCCTTACGGCCGTGGTGGAGCCGATCTCCACCGACGCGCCCGGCGCATCGCCGGCGCCCGGCGCGCCGTCCTCGGGGGTGTCGTCGCGCGACGGTGAGTTCCGGTTCGTCGGCACGGCGGTGGCGATGCGCGGTGGCGATGAGATCCGCCTGCCCCTGCACTGGCTCGATGCCTACGGCGGAGGGCTCTTCCTGCCCTTTCGCGATACCACGAACGGTGATGAGACCTATGGCGGCGGCCGGTACCTGCTCGACCAGGCGAAGGGCGCCGACCTCGGCACCACCGATAATGGCCGGCTGGTGCTCGACTTCAACTACGCCTACCACCCCTCATGCGCGCACGACCCGCGCTGGACATGCCCGCTTGCCCCGCGCGATTCCGTTGTGCCGATGCCCGTGAGGGCGGGGGAGATGGTGCCCTAG
- a CDS encoding phosphodiester glycosidase family protein, with amino-acid sequence MPIRRALIPAALAGACLAPAMAAGAVTPVPTSGAAAGKPTSIVPGISYKVMRRSGPQVLHVVTFRANALTRLAPAQASGSLTRRATLSDGMASRLAQGATAGINGDYFDLATGTPSGILSVGTRLLASPEPARSALTIGAGGTLAVGRMALPGRYQRIDETAATPFPIRTFRAVNRPLPSTSATGVVAYTPERGAPTPPGSVYEVVVALDGGGGLAINGRVAGTVIAQVPGGGATMADGQVVLSGKAGSGTAIQNELPNGSRVEIETAIPGIAADARGAVGGGPMIVQGGVAVPDAGEGFTSNQLSGRTARTAVGQTADGAVLMVVSEGPQQGVRGYTAAEQGQMMASLGAVEAIGFDSGGSSLMAVGANQLIPSSSERAIADMLVAYYMGAQLSIPADNRVTPNGDGVADSITLGAQSPVAGTTTVTIARRGGGYSATPINQTGDPAYTPVTIDPKALGMKEGPYTVTVNLTPADGSAPTSQKRILVVDGTLGSLRVSSRGAKKKRKVTASFTLSRGARVTARVTSSTGRAVATLTNAKRMAKGRRSLTWNGQEGKKLAPAGHYTVTVLATGPYGQSGLRDTVRVR; translated from the coding sequence GTGCCCATCCGACGCGCCCTCATCCCGGCCGCCCTCGCCGGCGCATGCCTCGCCCCGGCCATGGCCGCAGGCGCGGTAACGCCCGTGCCCACCAGCGGCGCCGCCGCAGGCAAGCCGACATCCATCGTGCCGGGCATCTCGTACAAGGTGATGAGGCGCTCGGGTCCCCAGGTGCTGCACGTGGTCACGTTCCGCGCGAACGCCCTCACGCGGCTCGCGCCGGCCCAGGCATCGGGGTCGCTCACGCGGCGCGCCACGCTGAGCGACGGCATGGCATCGCGCCTCGCCCAGGGCGCCACGGCGGGGATCAACGGCGACTACTTCGACCTTGCCACCGGCACGCCAAGCGGCATCCTCTCGGTGGGAACGCGCCTGCTGGCGAGCCCCGAGCCGGCGCGGTCGGCACTCACCATCGGCGCGGGCGGCACCCTGGCGGTGGGTCGCATGGCGCTCCCCGGCCGCTACCAGCGCATCGACGAGACAGCTGCCACTCCCTTCCCCATCCGCACCTTCAGGGCCGTCAACCGCCCGCTGCCGTCCACGTCGGCCACCGGCGTGGTGGCCTACACGCCCGAGCGCGGCGCGCCCACGCCCCCCGGATCGGTGTACGAGGTGGTGGTCGCCCTCGATGGCGGGGGCGGCCTGGCCATCAACGGGCGCGTGGCGGGCACCGTCATCGCGCAGGTGCCCGGCGGCGGCGCCACCATGGCCGACGGCCAGGTGGTGCTCTCGGGCAAGGCGGGGTCGGGCACGGCGATCCAGAACGAGCTCCCCAACGGCTCGCGCGTGGAGATCGAGACGGCGATCCCCGGCATCGCCGCCGACGCCCGGGGCGCGGTGGGCGGCGGCCCGATGATCGTGCAGGGCGGCGTGGCGGTGCCGGATGCTGGTGAGGGCTTCACATCGAACCAGCTCAGCGGCCGCACCGCGCGCACGGCGGTGGGCCAGACCGCCGACGGGGCCGTGCTGATGGTGGTGTCCGAGGGCCCGCAGCAGGGCGTGCGCGGCTACACCGCCGCCGAACAGGGCCAGATGATGGCCTCGCTCGGCGCCGTCGAGGCCATCGGGTTCGACTCCGGCGGGTCGTCGCTCATGGCCGTGGGCGCCAACCAGCTCATCCCCTCAAGCAGCGAGCGCGCCATCGCCGACATGCTCGTGGCGTACTACATGGGCGCACAGCTCTCGATTCCGGCCGACAACCGCGTGACGCCCAACGGCGACGGCGTGGCCGACTCCATCACGCTCGGCGCCCAGTCGCCGGTGGCCGGCACCACCACCGTCACCATCGCGCGCCGCGGCGGCGGCTACTCCGCCACCCCCATCAACCAGACGGGCGACCCGGCCTATACGCCGGTCACGATCGACCCCAAGGCCCTCGGCATGAAGGAGGGCCCGTATACGGTGACGGTGAACCTCACGCCGGCCGATGGATCGGCGCCCACCAGCCAGAAGCGCATCCTCGTGGTGGACGGCACGCTCGGGTCGCTGAGGGTCAGCAGTCGCGGCGCCAAGAAGAAGCGCAAGGTCACGGCGTCGTTCACGCTGTCGCGCGGCGCGCGCGTGACGGCACGGGTCACCTCATCCACCGGGCGCGCGGTGGCAACCCTCACCAACGCAAAGCGCATGGCCAAGGGCCGCCGCTCGCTCACCTGGAACGGCCAGGAGGGCAAGAAGCTGGCGCCCGCGGGCCACTACACGGTGACCGTGCTCGCCACCGGCCCATACGGTCAGTCGGGCCTGCGCGACACCGTTCGCGTGCGCTAG
- a CDS encoding polysaccharide deacetylase family protein, with amino-acid sequence MPADGQPSPGRPLREVTRAGPCPHCAPEGDCAGADLPPDGAHVDGHQRRLVQPHHHPAQFREQKAWLKRNGYTAISQAELFRAIEDGAALPKKPVALTFDDGYVDAVKDVLPVFEPLGWPATFSIISSRIGERAFLTAKQIKRLSAAGMDIGSHTVDHPELPSLGESSRAQQLTQSRKDLEKLVGHPVRWSC; translated from the coding sequence CTGCCCGCCGATGGGCAGCCCTCCCCAGGACGACCGCTCCGCGAGGTTACGCGAGCAGGCCCGTGCCCGCACTGCGCGCCAGAAGGTGACTGTGCCGGTGCTGATCTGCCACCGGATGGCGCCCATGTCGACGGCCACCAACGACGTCTCGTACAGCCTCACCATCACCCCGCCCAGTTCCGGGAGCAGAAGGCATGGCTCAAGCGCAACGGCTACACGGCGATAAGCCAGGCCGAGCTGTTCCGGGCCATCGAGGACGGCGCGGCGCTGCCGAAGAAGCCCGTGGCGCTCACCTTCGACGACGGCTACGTGGACGCTGTGAAGGACGTCCTTCCGGTGTTCGAGCCCCTTGGCTGGCCCGCGACGTTCTCCATCATCTCCAGCCGCATCGGCGAGCGAGCATTCCTCACGGCGAAGCAGATCAAGCGCCTGAGCGCCGCCGGCATGGACATCGGCTCGCACACCGTTGACCACCCCGAGCTGCCGTCGCTCGGCGAGTCGTCGCGCGCGCAGCAGCTCACGCAGTCGCGCAAGGACCTCGAGAAGCTGGTGGGCCATCCCGTGCGGTGGTCCTGCTAG
- a CDS encoding LLM class F420-dependent oxidoreductase — protein MRTHVQRGSWDRGEPAPDRGHGASAACRAGQGSAYDHRVRIGIALSHMAHPATSLDLVAQAEGAGADEAWIPETWGFDAPTLMGAIAARTARIRMGAVLPVYSRSPALIAQTIAGADALSGGRAIAGLGTSGPQVVEGWHGVPFARPLGELREAIAACRTAWSRDVLEVDGPRPIPLPPGQGTGLGKPLRMITRPHRERVPIVVAALAPGGVRLAAELADGWWPLFATPDAIRGQWGDALAQGAARREVALGPLSITTSAVCWVGSGDGADAARAAARREIAFYVGSMGSRDRNYYRDAVSAMGFAGACDAVRDAALAGRARDAEACVSDAMVDALALIGAPDEIAGRLDALRDAGVTCVVLSAATPDPVEVIARLRAIVDA, from the coding sequence ATGCGGACGCATGTCCAGCGCGGGAGTTGGGATCGGGGCGAGCCGGCGCCTGATCGTGGTCACGGTGCCTCAGCGGCCTGCCGCGCGGGGCAGGGCTCCGCGTACGATCACCGCGTGAGAATCGGCATCGCCCTCAGCCACATGGCCCATCCGGCCACCTCCCTCGACCTGGTGGCGCAGGCTGAAGGCGCCGGCGCCGACGAGGCCTGGATTCCCGAGACATGGGGTTTCGATGCGCCCACGCTCATGGGGGCCATCGCCGCGCGCACAGCGCGCATCCGCATGGGCGCGGTGCTGCCGGTGTACTCGCGCAGCCCGGCGCTCATCGCCCAGACGATCGCGGGCGCCGATGCGCTGTCGGGCGGCCGGGCCATCGCGGGCCTCGGCACCTCCGGCCCGCAGGTAGTGGAGGGCTGGCACGGTGTGCCGTTCGCGCGCCCCCTCGGGGAGTTGCGCGAGGCCATCGCGGCCTGCCGGACGGCCTGGAGCCGCGACGTGCTCGAGGTCGACGGGCCCAGGCCGATCCCGCTGCCGCCCGGCCAGGGCACCGGCCTGGGCAAGCCCCTGAGGATGATCACCCGGCCCCATCGCGAGCGCGTGCCGATCGTGGTGGCGGCCCTGGCGCCCGGGGGCGTGCGGCTGGCCGCCGAGCTGGCCGACGGCTGGTGGCCGCTTTTCGCCACCCCCGATGCCATCCGTGGGCAATGGGGCGATGCCCTCGCGCAGGGCGCGGCGCGGCGCGAGGTCGCGCTCGGGCCGCTCAGCATCACGACGTCGGCGGTGTGCTGGGTGGGATCCGGCGACGGCGCCGATGCGGCCCGGGCCGCCGCACGGCGCGAGATCGCCTTCTATGTGGGGTCGATGGGCTCGCGTGATCGCAACTACTACCGCGATGCGGTGTCGGCCATGGGGTTCGCGGGTGCCTGTGACGCGGTGCGCGACGCCGCACTCGCCGGGCGTGCGCGCGATGCCGAAGCCTGCGTCAGCGATGCCATGGTGGACGCCCTGGCGCTCATCGGCGCCCCTGATGAGATTGCGGGTCGCCTGGATGCGCTGCGCGACGCCGGTGTCACGTGCGTCGTGCTCTCGGCCGCCACCCCTGACCCCGTGGAGGTGATCGCGCGCCTGCGCGCGATCGTGGACGCCTGA